A DNA window from Xyrauchen texanus isolate HMW12.3.18 chromosome 6, RBS_HiC_50CHRs, whole genome shotgun sequence contains the following coding sequences:
- the LOC127644610 gene encoding BMP and activin membrane-bound inhibitor homolog — MERHSSLVSMWLQLEFCAMAVLLTRGEIRCYCDAPHCVATGYMCKSELNSCFTRILDPQSTKSPLTHGCYDPLLNSGDICHPESTYETIHGHATLQCCHEDMCNYRGLQDLLYRGEESQDRSRHQTEGNRHVVARLQEISSSKEVWFRAAVITVPIAGGLILVLLIMLALRMLRSENRKLLQQRREMLSRLHYSFHSQHLTKGQVAKLDLECMVPVGGHENSCLTCDKVRHSDLSSQRLLSLVQWGKYSGRGKLEFV, encoded by the exons ATGGAGCGACACAGCAGTCTCGTTTCCATGTGGCTTCAGCTCGAGTTTTGCGCGATGGCTGTTCTCCTCACTAGAG GAGAAATAAGATGTTACTGCGATGCTCCCCACTGCGTGGCTACTGGTTACATGTGCAAATCAGAGCTGAACTCCTGCTTCACACGCATCTTAGACCCTCAAAGCACCAAGTCTCCTCTCACTCACGGGTGTTACGACCCTCTCCTGAACTCAGGAGACATTTGCCATCCAGAGTCAACATATGAAACCATCCATGGACATGCTACACTTCAGTGTTGCCATGAGGATATGTGCAATTACAGAGGCCTGCAAGATCTCTTGTACAGAGGAGAAGAAAGTCAAG ACAGAAGTCGACATCAAACCGAAGGGAATCGACATGTGGTAGCACGACTCCAAGAAATCTCATCTTCCAAGGAGGTATGGTTCCGTGCTGCGGTCATCACCGTGCCCATCGCTGGTGGCCTCATCTTGGTCCTCCTCATTATGTTGGCCTTGCGCATGCTCCGTAGTGAAAACCGCAAACTGCTACAGCAGCGGCGAGAGATGCTCTCCCGACTTCACTACAGCTTCCACAGCCAGCACCTCACCAAGGGTCAGGTGGCCAAACTGGACCTAGAGTGTATGGTGCCAGTCGGAGGCCATGAGAACAGTTGCCTGACCTGTGACAAGGTTCGGCACTCTGACCTTAGTAGCCAGAGACTTCTATCGTTGGTCCAGTGGGGAAAGTATAGTGGCCGAGGGAAGCTGGAGTTTGTCTGA